A window from Cryptomeria japonica chromosome 1, Sugi_1.0, whole genome shotgun sequence encodes these proteins:
- the LOC131042478 gene encoding uncharacterized protein LOC131042478: MPDPIPSCFTGDTQNKGAQNLVTSIYQTKLAGHCRMVTVTWCKNSMGQGLCVSVDEPSDQSMCKIDLKPWYFWRKQGSKGFEINGTKVQVCWDLTSAKFIYGPEPQEDYYVAVVCEEEVILLLGDMKKEAFKKTKARPSIIEAILVSRKEHVFGKRHFSTRTRMDETLKQPHDINIECNTTGPIDPEMSIKIDGQVVVNVKRLLWKFRGNQTICVSGVRVQVFWDVHDWLFNPGVGNALFIFKPISSVSEKSKFIEQHSSSNASMNSDAFTNVEDKNPSPSDYCLMLYAWKLD, translated from the coding sequence ATGCCTGATCCTATACCATCTTGTTTCACGGGAGATACTCAGAACAAAGGGGCCCAAAATCTTGTAACCTCCATATACCAGACCAAGCTAGCTGGTCATTGCAGAATGGTGACTGTGACATGGTGCAAGAATAGCATGGGGCAAGGCCTCTGTGTATCAGTGGACGAGCCATCAGACCAATCAATGTGCAAGATTGACCTAAAGCCATGGTATTTTTGGAGGAAACAGGGCTCCAAGGGCTTCGAGATCAATGGAACCAAGGTCCAGGTTTGCTGGGATCTCACATCTGCCAAATTCATCTATGGGCCTGAACCACAAGAAGATTATTATGTCGCAGTTGTCTGTGAAGAAGAAGTCATCTTGCTTTTGGGGGACATGAAGAAAGAAGCGTTCAAGAAGACCAAGGCCAGACCTTCAATCATTGAAGCCATACTAGTGTCTAGAAAAGAACATGTTTTTGGTAAGAGGCACTTCTCTACAAGGACTAGAATGGACGAGACACTGAAGCAACCCCATGACATCAATATTGAATGCAATACAACCGGGCCTATTGACCCAGAAATGAGCATTAAGATTGATGGTCAAGTTGTTGTGAACGTGAAGCGATTGCTGTGGAAGTTTCGAGGCAATCAGACAATATGTGTAAGTGGTGTTCGTGTTCAAGTTTTTTGGGATGTCCATGATTGGCTGTTCAATCCAGGTGTAGGTAATGCATTGTTCATTTTCAAGCCTATCTCTTCTGTTTCAGAGAAGTCAAAATTTATCGAGCAGCATTCGAGCAGCAACGCATCAATGAATTCGGATGCTTTTACCAATGTAGAAGACAAGAATCCGAGCCCTTCAGACTATTGCCTAATGCTTTATGCTTGGAAATTGGATTAA